The Vibrio marisflavi CECT 7928 region CAATAGAAACCAACAGTATGACAACAATCAACTCTACTAAAGTGAAGCCCGTTGTTTGGCGATTTCTAAAGTATCCATTCACATCCAAAGCACTCCATTCGCTTTATAGGACTTTATGTTTGAATTTTAAAATTTCTTAGCAGCTTGTTGATGTCACTGTAGAGCTGTAAGCCGAGCTAGCATTCGCCGCTTCGGTGTAGGTTACATAACAGCCTGTTGCTACAACAGAAGATGCGTCAGCAGAAGTACCTGTAAGTGAATCACTATCAAAGGTAATTACTCGGCTTGTACCAGAAACACCGGATGCCCAGTCATTAGATAATCCCGTTACCGCACTAAGAATACCCGTTCCGCTAGGGTAACCATAAACCACGGCAATATTGTCGGACGTGGTTGCTGCAGCGCTTGTCTCTAGCCCTTCAATAGCAGCCTTACCATAAACAATTCCAGCAGCGCCATCAATTGCCCCTTTAAGACCTTGCAGTGAAGCTTCACGAGCGTCACCTTGAAGGTTTAAAAACTTGGGCGCGGCTGTAACAGCCAAAATGCCAAGAATAACAATAACCACAACTAATTCGATTAGTGTGAAACCACTTTGTTTATTCATTAATAAACCTCCATGTTAAAACGGGCAAATAGACTTCCAATCTAAATTACTGCAATAAAACCAATACACTACCAGTTGCTATATCATAAACAAACTTATGTCCTACACCACTATCTAATTGGGTATAAGTACACTTATTATTTGTACTGTCTGCCTCTGCACTAAACTTCACGTCTTCGTCTATATCACCGACGGCTGCAACCAGTGGTGCGTTGTGCAATAAATTATCCATTAAATCAATGCACAACTGAACTGTAATACTGTTAGGATAGTTGAAATTATCAGTATTGACAGCGATCGGGTAGCCATCTTGAAATCCGGTAGCATTACCGTTGGCAGCCGTTGAACTGGTAAGCCAAAAATTCGTGCCATCATAATTGACTGTGTTGTACTTCTCACCATCCACTGTTATCGACGGCCTTGCCTCAGCTTCCCACTGGGCTCTTGCAGACAAAACACCAGCAGCATAACCGCTAGCTACAGCCTCAACCGAAGACTTCCTTGCTCCGCTTACAGTGTCCAATAGCCTTGGCAGCGCAACAACAGCCAGCACACCAATAATGACAATAACAATGATCAATTCTAAGAGGGAAAATCCTTTCTGCTTAATGAACACACACTCATCACTTTCGGTAACAGTTTTATACGTATATTCAGCATGTTTACTTTTGCTTGGCTAAGCCAGACTGTCAAACAACATTAGTAGGTTACGCTACTCCACTTCAAACTTTTCGTTTGTTAACAGAATATGTATATCTTCACCACCTTGAAGCCAGCGATACTTACACCAATACTGTTCGTCAAACCGACTATCAGACACTTCTAGTGCCATCTGTTCTTTGCCAAAGGCTTCAGGGTAGAGCTGTTGCAACCAAACACTACAATCTGGCATATCACGACTCCTCAAAGGAAGAATCCAACCAGAACGGTGAAAATAAAGCGTCTTTCCTTCATAAGCATAGCTCGAAGGCTGCCCTTGAAGCATCCATTGCTGACGGTAGTAGTTTGCTCTATCAGAGATCAGCTTCTTTGCTATGACAAGAGACGTGTTTCCTACTCTACCATCAATATTTTGCCAAAAGCTTAAGAACCCAGCGACAACGGCAGACACCACCAGCAACCACAACGCAAATCTAAAGTAGCGAACAGAGCTGAGATAGTTATCTCTGAATAACATCGAACATGCCCCACATTGGCAAAAAGATGCCCAGTGCGAGAACTAACACCATCCCAGCGACAATCAACAGCAGAATCGGCTCGATTCTCGCTGTAAGCGTTTTTAAGTCGTAATCGACTTCCCTATCATAGAAATCAGAAGCCTCGAGCAACAACTCATCAATTCTGCCTGTCTCTTCACCCACAGAAATCATCTGAATAACCAGAGAGGTAAATACCTGACTATTAATCGCCGCTGACGAGATAGTTGTTCCAGCTTCAATGGCAGATTTCATTTCCAGCAGTCGAGATTCCAAATATTTATTGCCCAACGCCTCAGCAGACAAAGCTAGAGATTGATTTAAAGGAACACCAGCTCTCAGCATAAGTGCAAACGTGCGGGAAAACCTCGACAACTGCGCTCGATTAATGATTCCACCAACAATAGGAATTCTTAAACGAAAATGATCCCACCGTTCTCTACCGCGAATGGTGTTGGTCCAAACCTTAAAGATGAAAATAAACGCTGCAAATAGGGCAATGAGAATCACCCATTGATTGACAAAGAAGTTAGAAGTAGCAATCAACACTTGAGTTAGGAAAGGAAGCTCAACGCCAAAGCGTGCAAACATCGTCGCGAATTGAGGAATAACAAAAATGTTCAGAGCAAACATGGCAACGACGATAAAAGTTATCACCAACACAGGGTATCGCATTGCAGTTTTGATTCGCTTACGTGTTTCCAACTCTTGTTCGTAGTAACCAGATAATTGCTCCAACGCTTCGTCGAGACGTCCAGTATTCTCACCAACGTTTATCATTGATGTAAACAATGTGCTGAAGACTTTCGGGTGCATTTGCATCGCGCCAGAAAGGCTTCTTCCACTAGAAAGCTCGGTACTGACATCTTCTAACGCGTCTTTCAGGCGTTTGTTAGTACAGTTTTGAGTTAACCCTTTCATTGAACGTAAAATTGGTATGCCTGCTTTGGTCAAGCTAAAAAGCTGGCGACAAAAGATAACCAAAATTTCTAACGGAACCGAACGGGAAAAAAGTGTTGCTAGATCCAAAGCATTTTCAGAAGCTTGCTTACCTTCCGCAATTTCAATCGGAATAACACCTTTGCTCATCAGTGTTTCAGCAGCAAGCTCTTGTGTTGCGGCTTCAACACTGCCAGAGGTTTTGCTTCCATCCTGTTTTCTTCCTTGATAACGATAAACTGGCATCTATGTTCCACTCAATTACATCAAAATGGCTTCAACGGACCCTGAACTATCACCCTCACCCAGATGCATTACTTCGTCCAAACTAATCACACCTTCTAAAGCTAGTTCCATAGCGGTGGCTAGCAGGGGCTTATACTGTTTAGAGTTTCTCGCGGACTCAGCGAAGGCCACCGCATTATTGTCTCGTAGAGCGTCCATCATAGAATGGTCTAGCTCGAGCATTTCGAACACACCTATACGGCCTCTATAGCCAGTCAAATTGCAGTTTTGGCAACCATTACCTTTGACAAAACTACTCGCTTTTTGGTTTGGAAATCTCATATCTAACCAGTGCAATCGAGCTTCATCTATCGAGTCTTGAGTCTTACAATCCGGGCATACTTTACGCACTAGTCTTTGAGCAATAACTGCCCTCACTGCACTTGCAACAAGGTAGCCAGGAGCCCCCATATCGATAAGACGCAGCGCACTATCTACTGCGTCATTTGTATGCAAGGTACTTAAAACCAAGTGACCCGTTAAAGCTGCTCGCAAGCCGATCTCTACCGTTTCTTGATCACGCATCTCCCCGACCAAAATAATATCTGGATCTTGACGAAGAAATGTTCTCAAAACAGTAGAAAAAGTAAGATCGATTTTGGGGTTAACCTGCACTTGGTTGATGCGAGGTAAACGGTATTCGACTGGGTCTTCTACGGTGATGATCTTCTTGGCTGGCTGATTGAGCTCCATTAGCGCACCGTATAAGGTGGTGGTTTTACCCGAACCTGTTGGCCCCGTGACAAGTATCATGCCGTGTGGCCGTTTTAGCTGCCCTCTAAACCTAACCAGCAAATCACTTGGAATACCTGACTCTTCTAATTTCCGCACTCCCGTAGATTGATTGAGTAACCTCATTACTACAGATTCACCATGCTGAACGGGCATAGTGGACATACGAATATCAACAGATTGACCTTTAGAACGAATATTAAAACGGCCGTCCTGAGGTAGTCGCTTCTCTGATATGTCCAAATTTGCCATCAGCTTCAGTCTTAAAACGAGTGCAGATGCGATATTCACTTCGTTAAGCAAAGTTTCATGCAAAATCCCATCAACCCGTTGGCGCAATCGAAGTACATTCGCGTCAGGCTCAATATGAATATCCGATGCTCCCACTTGAACTGCATCTTCAAACAAAGAGTTGATTAACTTAACAACGGTAACCTCATCGCTATCGTCCTCTTCTGTATCAAAGTCGAACGCCTCGTTTGTTTCATGCTCTGCTTGCAGCTGCTCCGCAAATGATGCGATCTCTTTCGTACGGCGATAGTAGCGATCAAAAGCCTCTACTAACTGCTTTTCTGGAGCAATAGCAAACTCTATCGAGTATTGTGACAATTGACTGAGTAGCGACTCTTGTGCAAATAGATCAGCCGGATCGCTCATTGCGACACGCAAAGTCTCTCCGTTTTGGCCAAATACTAAAGCGCGTAACCTTCGAGCATGAACTTCAGGTAGCAACTGCACTGCATCAATATCAACTTGAGCTCGACCAAGATCGATAAGTGGCAGCGTTAATTGTTGAGACAAAAAGCTAAGCATCTGATGTTCAGATAGAAAACCAAGATCGATGAGTGTATCACCTAGCTTTCTGCCCGTTTGCTTTTGGCTTACTAGCGCTTCTTCCACTTGCTGCTCAGTTATGATGCCTTCTTCAACCAATAAGTCACCGAGCCTTTTACGCAGCTTAATTTGCACTTGAGCCTCCTTCGAGTGAGCTTAGAAGTTTGAGCCGTTCACGAATAAATTTCTGCGAGCTTTTAGAAATCCCGACTCTAGTCAAAGCATTTTGATAAGATTTGCTGGCACTTTTCATATCCAAGTTGCGTTCTTGCTGTATTGCTAAGCCTAACCACCAGCGTCCGTTGCTACTGTCTTGTGTCACCAGCATCTGATACGTTTCTAATGCCACTGCATCTTGGTTGTTTTTCTGAGCCAATGCTGCTCGTAAAGAAAGATAAGGCGTTGTAGGGTTAGCAGGCAAATAAACTAAAGGAACCAATGCAGCCTCAGCTCTATCTTCTTTAAGTAACAATTTGGCCAATGCCAATCTAAGATTCTCACCGCTCTTATTCAGCTGTATTCCTTGCTGCAATAGCTCGAACGCTTTTCTCGCATCTCCTCGACCGTAATAAAGGGCCGCAAGCTTTTGCCTCACAACTTCGTCAGTTGGAACATAACGCAGCGCAGCAGAGTACTCTTTCAAGGCACCTTTAATGTTGTTGGCATCGAGCGCTTTTTGTGCCTCTTCAATCGCTTTATCAGCTAACTGCCTATGCGTTAGCTCGACATGCTCAATTACAAAGCCATCCGTAGGTGTAGTAATGGTTGTTTTTTTTGTAGCAGGAGCTACAGCTGGAGTTATTGCTTGAACTGGAGGTACTTGAGTGGCTTGTGATTGAGCAGGTTTTACCGCACTTGCTGTTTGGGTCGCCTTGGTTTGTTTCGCTGTCTCTTTTGGTGAAACAACATGTGGTTTCACCGCCTTCTTAGGCTGGATCGGTGCAACCTCTTTCGCAGTATATACCGTAGCTACATCAGGAGTAGCAACAATCGTTGGAGAAGAGGCTGGCATAGGCTTAGCAGTACCTTCAGCTGTTTTTTCACTGGTGACATTCGCCACTATTTTCGTTTTTTCTTCAGCCGATTCTGGTTTTTCTGTCGCTTGGTGTTCTACAGCTTGAACCGTTTTATTTGTAGCCTGAGAATGATTGCCCGATTCATTTTGAGAAGCCACAAACGCCCAGCCTCCAACCGCTAGCAATAAGCTCGAAACACCGACTGTCCAAGGCCATATTTTGAATTGCCTAATAGGCTTAACTTCAATGCGCTCGATCTGGCTTGTCGCACTATTGTCTTTCTCTGTTAACTTCGAAAGAGCATCATTAATCGTACTCATCCACTACTCCATCCCCATAGCAGCGGTGATTTAAATTTTGGCTTACGACTATCAAAAGTGTCATGAATGGCAGAATAAAGATGCAAATTTGTCACGCGCCTTTCACCACTACTAAAGGCCAGCACTAATGTTTTATGACAAATTTGGTTAATAAGCCTAGGTATGCCATGACTTGCCTTCCACACCGCCTTCTTTTGGCTAAGGCTAAAAAGTTTTTCAGACACAGAAGACTTGGTTAAACGACTCTCGATATAGGCAACAGTTTCTTCTAGAGATAACGGCCTAAGGTTAGCCGAAAAAGTGATTCTCTGGCGAAACTGGCGAAGATGATGCTGCTCTAAACGCCTATCTAACTCTGGCTGACCGAGCAATACAATACTAAGCAACTTGTCATGCTCTGTTTCTAAGTTTCCAAATAGCCTAAGGACTTCTAGGGCTTCATCCTCTAGCGCCTGCGCTTCATCGACAATGACAACCACTTTTTGCCCTGAACTCGTCACTTCGATAAGTTTCTTCTGAATATCATCAACAATAGACGCTGGATTCGTGACATCAAGGGAAAGCTCAGATGCGACCGACTGCCTTAACTCTGCACCTGTTAGCGCTGAGTTAGGTAAGTAGACTAACTGAACCGTATTTTCCAAATGCCGAACTAACATTCGGCATACCATCGTTTTACCTGTCCCAACTTCTCCAGTGACCTTTATTACGCCTTCTCCCATATCTAGGGCAGCATTAACCGTTTGAATAGCCTCGTAGTGCGGGGCTAAGCCAACAAATAACTCTGTATTGGGCGTAAGGTGAAAGGGGTACTGCGTAAATCCAAAATGGCTGAGATACATAATCGTTACTTCGCCTCAGGGAACCAGTCGTTAAGTAAACCCTGAGAGCGCTCCAGTTCCTTTTGCCACGTGTTCACACCAACAACCGTTGGCTTCAATAAAATCACAAGCTCAGTTTTCTGAGTGTATTCAGATACATTTCTAAACAAGTGACCTAACCCCGGAAGATCGCCTAAAAATGGGATTTTAGACACCTCGTTTGAAACATTGGTCTTCATCAAGCCACCAATAACCACAACATCTCCATCTTGAGCACGGATGACAGAATCTGACTCTCGAACGGAGCTCAGAGCGAGTGGCAACGTAATCGTGTCAGAACCATAGGTAATGCTTTTATCTTGATCTTCGACTTCGATAACCGCTGGATGAACGTGCAAAATGACATTTCCTTGCTCATCGATTTGCGGTGTGACGTCCAACGAGATACCGGAGAAAAATGGGGTCAACTCGATATCAAATGTGGTTTCAGTGTCAGTTCCGCTGTAAACAACGCTAGAAACATCTGTGACAAAATATTCATCAGTACCAACTTTTATCACTGCCTTTTGGTTATTTGCTGCAGTAACTCTAGGGCTAGATAATACGTTTACATCACCCTGTGTTTGCATAAAACTCAAAACACCAGAGAAAGTGCCATCTGAAACGGTAATGTTAGTCTGGCCATTTAGCAGCGTGCCGATATCATCCAACCCCG contains the following coding sequences:
- a CDS encoding type II secretion system protein encodes the protein MNKQSGFTLIELVVVIVILGILAVTAAPKFLNLQGDAREASLQGLKGAIDGAAGIVYGKAAIEGLETSAAATTSDNIAVVYGYPSGTGILSAVTGLSNDWASGVSGTSRVITFDSDSLTGTSADASSVVATGCYVTYTEAANASSAYSSTVTSTSC
- a CDS encoding GspE/PulE family protein, coding for MQIKLRKRLGDLLVEEGIITEQQVEEALVSQKQTGRKLGDTLIDLGFLSEHQMLSFLSQQLTLPLIDLGRAQVDIDAVQLLPEVHARRLRALVFGQNGETLRVAMSDPADLFAQESLLSQLSQYSIEFAIAPEKQLVEAFDRYYRRTKEIASFAEQLQAEHETNEAFDFDTEEDDSDEVTVVKLINSLFEDAVQVGASDIHIEPDANVLRLRQRVDGILHETLLNEVNIASALVLRLKLMANLDISEKRLPQDGRFNIRSKGQSVDIRMSTMPVQHGESVVMRLLNQSTGVRKLEESGIPSDLLVRFRGQLKRPHGMILVTGPTGSGKTTTLYGALMELNQPAKKIITVEDPVEYRLPRINQVQVNPKIDLTFSTVLRTFLRQDPDIILVGEMRDQETVEIGLRAALTGHLVLSTLHTNDAVDSALRLIDMGAPGYLVASAVRAVIAQRLVRKVCPDCKTQDSIDEARLHWLDMRFPNQKASSFVKGNGCQNCNLTGYRGRIGVFEMLELDHSMMDALRDNNAVAFAESARNSKQYKPLLATAMELALEGVISLDEVMHLGEGDSSGSVEAILM
- a CDS encoding tetratricopeptide repeat protein, translating into MSTINDALSKLTEKDNSATSQIERIEVKPIRQFKIWPWTVGVSSLLLAVGGWAFVASQNESGNHSQATNKTVQAVEHQATEKPESAEEKTKIVANVTSEKTAEGTAKPMPASSPTIVATPDVATVYTAKEVAPIQPKKAVKPHVVSPKETAKQTKATQTASAVKPAQSQATQVPPVQAITPAVAPATKKTTITTPTDGFVIEHVELTHRQLADKAIEEAQKALDANNIKGALKEYSAALRYVPTDEVVRQKLAALYYGRGDARKAFELLQQGIQLNKSGENLRLALAKLLLKEDRAEAALVPLVYLPANPTTPYLSLRAALAQKNNQDAVALETYQMLVTQDSSNGRWWLGLAIQQERNLDMKSASKSYQNALTRVGISKSSQKFIRERLKLLSSLEGGSSAN
- a CDS encoding prepilin-type N-terminal cleavage/methylation domain-containing protein yields the protein MFIKQKGFSLLELIIVIVIIGVLAVVALPRLLDTVSGARKSSVEAVASGYAAGVLSARAQWEAEARPSITVDGEKYNTVNYDGTNFWLTSSTAANGNATGFQDGYPIAVNTDNFNYPNSITVQLCIDLMDNLLHNAPLVAAVGDIDEDVKFSAEADSTNNKCTYTQLDSGVGHKFVYDIATGSVLVLLQ
- a CDS encoding type II secretion system F family protein gives rise to the protein MPVYRYQGRKQDGSKTSGSVEAATQELAAETLMSKGVIPIEIAEGKQASENALDLATLFSRSVPLEILVIFCRQLFSLTKAGIPILRSMKGLTQNCTNKRLKDALEDVSTELSSGRSLSGAMQMHPKVFSTLFTSMINVGENTGRLDEALEQLSGYYEQELETRKRIKTAMRYPVLVITFIVVAMFALNIFVIPQFATMFARFGVELPFLTQVLIATSNFFVNQWVILIALFAAFIFIFKVWTNTIRGRERWDHFRLRIPIVGGIINRAQLSRFSRTFALMLRAGVPLNQSLALSAEALGNKYLESRLLEMKSAIEAGTTISSAAINSQVFTSLVIQMISVGEETGRIDELLLEASDFYDREVDYDLKTLTARIEPILLLIVAGMVLVLALGIFLPMWGMFDVIQR
- a CDS encoding ExeA family protein, producing MYLSHFGFTQYPFHLTPNTELFVGLAPHYEAIQTVNAALDMGEGVIKVTGEVGTGKTMVCRMLVRHLENTVQLVYLPNSALTGAELRQSVASELSLDVTNPASIVDDIQKKLIEVTSSGQKVVVIVDEAQALEDEALEVLRLFGNLETEHDKLLSIVLLGQPELDRRLEQHHLRQFRQRITFSANLRPLSLEETVAYIESRLTKSSVSEKLFSLSQKKAVWKASHGIPRLINQICHKTLVLAFSSGERRVTNLHLYSAIHDTFDSRKPKFKSPLLWGWSSG